The sequence GTTCGAAAGGAATGAGCAGATTCGACGTTGCATAGACAGCATTGTAGAGGTGCTGACCCTCCGACGCAGGTGGATCGATAATCAGGACGTCGTATTCAGACGGAACGTCTGCATCAATGAGTACACGTCGGAGTTGCTTCTCCTTCTCGTACTCGTAGTCTGGATCTGGATTCGTATCCTCCTCAAGTTCCTTTGCTTTCCCTAAGAGCTCCTCAAGCGTACCGAGCATGTTGTGGCTCGGAATACAATCGATTCCCTCACTCGTACGCACGAGATCGTCAAATGATCCCCGGCCGCGGTTGAGCATATGCAACACGAGGTTATCGACTTCTCCGTCGGCCTTGGCGTCATCAAGACCGAAATGGTTAGTCAGTCCACCATCCTGCGGGTCCATGTCGATTACGAGAACATCTTGACCGCGGTTCGAGTGCGCTCGAGCGAGATTCGCAGCCAGCGTTGTTTTGCCGACACCACCAGCCTCCGACCAAACCGTATATGGGATCATACAGCTGATAATCAGTATACTTCTACATAAATACTGTGCAGAGTGTTCAGTTATACTGGTCAGTATTACTGGCCAGTGTTGCTGAGAGTATTGACCACACTAACCATATAGGCTAACAGCGGAAGCAGTGGAGTCAGACGCTTATAAGCAAAAAGTGCAAAGGAAGCAGCGGAACCAAAGGTTAAGGGGCTGGACTATGACGCTCTCAATAATGAATGAGTTCAGGTTCGAGCCAACAGGGAATATCTTCAAAGAAAGAGAAGCCCTTCTCGAAGAATGGACACCGGAAAAGCTAGTTGGTCGTGATGAGGAACTCAGCCAGTATCACGCTGCATTACAACCGGTGATCGAAGGTGAAACCCCTTCCAATATCTTTCTCTACGGCAAGAGCGGGGTCGGGAAAACAGCAGCGACACGATTTCTCTTACACCTTCTTGAACGCGATGCCGAGGACGTAGATGGGCTTAATCTTCATACGATCGAAGTTAACTGTGATGGTCTCAATTCTAGTTATCAGACTGCTGTTGCACTTGTAAACGAGCTTCGCGATCCAGCCAATCAGATCTCTAATACGGGATATCCCCAAGCATCTGTCTACCAATTCCTATTCGACGAACTCGATCGACTAGGTGGAACTGTACTCATCGTTCTCGACGAAGTCGATCACATCCAAGACGATAGTCTCCTCTATAAACTCCCTCGAGCACGGTCGAACGGGGATGTGACAAATGCAAGACTTGGTGTCATTGGAATCTCTAATGATCTGAGTTTTCGTAACCAACTTAGCTCGAAAGTCAGATCCAGTCTCTGTGAAAAAGAAGTATCGTTCAGTGCCTATGATGCGAACGAACTCTGCGAAGTCCTCCGACAGCGTGTGGAAGTCGCCTTCCAGGACGATGTGCTTGATGACGGCGTTATTGAAATGTGTGCTGCCTATGGTGCCAAAGACTCCGGAGACGCTCGGCAGGCTCTAGATCTACTCCTCGAAAGTGGCGACATCGCTCGTGAAAACAATGATGATCTTGTGACCGAATCGCATGTTGCAAAAGCTAGGGAACGACTTCAGACTGATCAGGTAATAGAAGGCATCAGCAACTACTCGAGACATGGTCAACTGGTACTCTGGGCATTGACGATCCTAGAAGAGGAAGGAAAGACGCCAGTTCGAACGCGAGAAATCCGAGAACCGTACGAAGCTTTGTGTAACAGTGAAGGTAGTGAACCTGTCTCCGATCGAGCAGTACGTGAGTACCTTGCTGAACTGGAAACACTCGGGATTATCTCGTCGACACAGATTAACCGCGGCAAAGGAGGCGGAAAGTACAAAGAGCACAAATTGGACCAATCGATTTCAAGTGTCAAGACTGGTTTAAAAGAACTCCTTGGGACAACCCCCTGACCCCACTACTTCCGCTGTTAGTGAAGACAAAGGAGAGCTGTTGGAGACACCCACCCCACTACTTCCGCTGTTAGCAAGAAGAAGACGTCCTGTTCTTCCTCTCAACTTCTATTCTCGTGGTTTGATCCACACATCATATGTCTGGTTACCTAGGATACTATTAAGTTAGAGGAGCAAAAATTAGTCCGTAGTACGTTCATCACCGAACGACAAATACCCTCCTCCCATGGAGGGTAATGCAGTCGTTCTCCCTCTAACAGCGGAACTGGTGGGGTGGGAGGGTTCGAGGGTATCCCAAGTTGAATATCTGCCGTCAGTTGGTCATGGAAAAATCACACTGATGGTTTCGCCTACCGCTGATAGTAGCAACTGACCCCATCACCTCCTTGTTCGCTGCGACAGCATCTACATCAGTCAGTAAAGGGGGTTGATGATTTCAGCTCAGCCTTCATTGGGTCGTGTCGAATCGTTCCGGTCTCTGGGACCGAGGTTGACTAACTTATCTTATTAGAAGCACCCACGATGTCAGTAAGGTTATAGAGTGTAACATCATCTCGGGTCGTAGCCTGCTGACGAAGATCATCAGTATATCCTGATCGGCTAAACAAGACATACTGTGTCGTCGCATCTGCAGGCTCGTCTGACCAACGGACATGTCCGGAAGTTCGCTCGAGGTCTGCAAGAACTCCCTCGCTGACAGGTGATGAGGTAAACTTGCACTCACCAGCGACGAGTCCATCGTCAGTCAAGCCGAGGACGTCCAATTCATGCTCTTTGAACCACCATTGACCGATAGTATGGAAGCGGCGGTCAATGAGATGAGGGAGGGCTCGCTGGCAAAGGCGTTCGAAAAGTGGGCTAACATAATCCGATAGCTCAGGAGCAACGAGCTCGTCGTATGCGTCGTCGCCTAATAACCGAAGCCGATCCTGATTCCCATAGACGAACCGAAACCAGAATCTGAACAGTGGCGCAGAGAGCCGATATCGACCTCGCTTTGACGATGTCGGTGATTCAGTTACCGGGATGTGACGTTCAACAAGCCGAAGCCGACGTAGTTTCTGAAGATACGTACTCAGTGACTGGGACTCGACGCCAGCCATTCCAGCGATTTCGTTGGGAGTTCGGCGGCCATGCGCCAAGGCTCGGAGAATACTGAAGTAGGTGTTCGGTTGTCGAAGCTCTGTTCGAAGGAGAAATTCCGGCTCAGAGTACAGGAGACCACGTTCTGAGAGAATAGACTGCTGGACATTCACTGCAAGTGGCTCAGTGGGATCAATGGTCTGAAGGTAGTATGGCGTACCACCGTAGATCGCCCACGCTATAACAACTGCTTCGTCGTCGTACTGTGGGTAGAACTCCCTCGTGTTCCCGACAGAGAGTGGTTTGAGGTCAATAGTTGCTGTTCGACGGCCATACAGAGGACTGTTGCCAGCAAGCACTTCATCCTCCATTACGCTAATCGAGGAACCGACAAGTACGAGCGTTATTCCAGTCTCCTGAAGTTGCGTGTCCCAGACTCGCTGAACCCGTGAAGGAAGTGAATCATCTTCCTCGAGGAGAAACGGAAATTCATCGATAACGACGACTGCATTCTGATCACCTAATGCACTGAGTAATGCTTCCCAGTCTCGGCGAATATTTTTGATGGAAGGAAATTGATCTGTAACTACGTCAACGAACTGTTCGAGTTGGTTTTGTGCAGTCGACTCGATCGCCTGATAGTAGACCGCATCGTCACGGTCAGCAATCGACTGACGGACGAGTTCGCTTTTACCAAGTCGACGTCTCCCGTATAGGACGACGAATTCAGCGCGGTCCGAATTGTACCGGTTCGTTAGCTCCTCAAGTTCCTGTTTTCGATCAATGAACGAGTCCATGGTATAGATTCATTCGTGTAGAGTATATAGTACCCTAGCTTCGGAAAGGTACACTTCGGCAATCCAAGTTTCCGAAATCTAGATTTCGGAAATCCAGATTTCTAAGTAGTGCAACGGTAAGATACGGCGCATACGACTCAAAGTACTCCACAACGGTTGCGATGCGTTCGGAATCAATTGCCTCGAGTGAATCGAGTAGCATGAACGGCACCGTCTCGTAGACGTCGTGGACCAGATACCCTGCAAGCGCAAAGACAAGCCCAGCCGATCACATCGATTTAGAGAAAGTGCCTGCTTGGAGAGGATATGCAGCCTAACAAAGCAGACAGTCAGAGACGACCTTACGTTTGAACTTGGAGAGACTGTCGAGGTCACGACGGAAAAGCTGTACGAGGTCTCGCCGGTGCTGGCGCCGGGAGACCTCGATCAATCACGTCTGCGAGACCACCGACGACTCGCCCCACGCCAATACCGTCCGTGGACATCTTACCACTCAGTTCGATCTTGATACCGTCGAAGCGGTCGGGAACACGCTCCTTCAACGGGATACCCTTGAGACGCTTCCAGATCGACCGGTGGAGGTCGGTGACGACCTCCACCTCGATCCCTACTACATTGAGGAGGACGAGACGGAAGGCGCTGTACTTCTTCCAAGCGAAGCGAAGAACCACCTTTCACGCTACTATAGGAGGATCAAGAGAACTGGGAGATCGTCGAGTTGGTCGAGAGATCCCGTAGTCGTGGGGTATCTTGGAGCGCATCATTGATGAGATCAGCATCTACACCAAGTTCGTATTTATAGCGTTTTCCACCGCCACGTCCTTTGTTCTCCTCAGTAACGTTGAGAAAGCCTTTGAGTTGGAGTTTACTCAACTTGTTGTGGATCGTGCGTTGCGATTTAGCGTTAACTCCAGTTCTTTTGCAGAATTTTTTGTAGAGACGATGTATTTCTTTTTTCGTGACCTGGTTCTGACCAGATTGGTTGAGTACAGCGACAGTATAGATGACGAGTTGCGCCTGTGTTGGAAGTGCACGGATTTCGTCTTTAATCAATCCATTTTCGACTGCATCCATTGCCTGCCGAACGTGGTTCTCTGTAACAACGTCATTGTTTTCGTTCCGTGCAATTGTCCCAGCCCGGTAAAGGATATCGAGTGCGTTCCGTGCACTCCCTGTATCCTGTGCCACAAGCCCAGCAGTTAGCGGAACTACACCCTCCTCGAGCACACCGTCAGAAAAGGCTTTCTCAGATCGTTGTTTGAGAATTGCAGTGAGTTGATTTGCGTCGTACGGAGCAAAATGAATCTCATCCTCACATAGTGATGACTGAACACGAGCTGAGAGATTTTGCCTAAAGGTGAAGTTGTTGCTGATCCCAATTAGCCCGACCTTTGTCCCCTCGACTTTCGCGTTCGCATTCGCGCGAGGAATCTGGTACAAGAGATCATCGTCCTCACTAAGTGAGTCGATTTCGTCGAGTACGAAAAGAACATGCGTTGCGTCGATCTCTTCAAGATGGGTCCATAGTTTGTTGTTCACGTCCGCCCGTGAGTGACCTGTAGAATTAATATGATTAGAGGGCTCCCGAAACTCATTAACAAGATGAACCCCTGCCTGATATGAAGTAAGATCCTTGCAGTTGATTTTAACAAATTTTATTTCGACATCTTCGAAATTCTTCTGGTCACGATTAAGATCATCAATGATACGATTCGTTGCCACCGTTTTTCCCGTACCTGTCTCTCCGTAAACGAAAATGTTCCGAGGGGATGCTCCATTAACGACCGGCTGGAGAGAATTTGTATATGCCTCAAGCTCATCTTCGCGGGCAGGCAAGTCTTTGGGGGTATAATCGTCTTGGAGGACGTTTTCGTCCCTGAAGATACGATCATCCTGCGTGAACGTTGGCACGGCGGGAGAATGTAACTCCAGTACCATAAAACCGGTAGTTCGAGTGTTTCATGTGTTACGAGTGATCTGGATCGGCGTATACACAGACACACCAGTTTGCAAGTGTTCTATCTCGCAGAAGGGGTGGATACCAAATAGAAGTGCTGTCGGGATCAGAGAAACGGCTCATCAACCAAGAGACATATTCTGAGGGGGTCTTTCTAGACAGAAATCTTTACATGCTAGGCTTGTGAAATGGATCTGTACTGGGCATAGAAAGAATATTACATAGATAAATATATGTAATATTCTATGGGGAGACTAGTACAGCCCTTAGTATCGACAGAAACACTTGCAAACTGGTGTCTCTGTGTACTCAATCTATAACTGCTTACTCAGCACGCGAATATCGCCTAAGTGCTTCTTACAAACCCCAGTCCGTCCTTTTTCACTTGCAAACTGGTGTCTCTGAGTCCACTGGTTTCATTTTGAGACATGCTGAATAGAGTATCTCTACCTACGCCTTTCCTTACTAATTCACACCTATATCTCGCCGGTGTCCTTAGGAACAATGGGAAAATCAAGCATTCGGCAATCATCTTCTCCTGTGGACACTGACTCAGCGTCTGTGATATCTGGATAACCTCTGGAGCGATAGTGACGGTGAGTTCTGGCGGCGGTCGGTCGCTATCGGCGGCAGATCGCCGCTGACACGACAGTGTAGCCACTTCCGGTCGCCGCCCCATTCAGGATAGCTACCGGAAGACCGGTTTCCGAGTGGTTGATTCGATGGGACCCCTCTGTGCACACCGAGCGCTGTTTAGGCAGCACGAACCACTATCCCATAGAACTCCGTGGACGGCCACTCCTAGAGACGGCGCCCCCCACGGCGGGGCATTACCACGCACATCCAGTGGAGGTATCGCCAGACGTTCTGCAGTAACAGGCTCACGACGAGCAGCAACAACCAAAGCTCGGCGTCTCGAGAACTAGTGATAGCGAGGCCCTGGTTGGCTAACCGGTAGCTTGATTCGATACCGAAGCGCTTGCTATAGTGTTCTCGTGCGTCCCGTGGCGTGTATTTGATCCAGATGGAGGATCTCTTTGGATATAACGCACTGAGTTAACCAACGAAAGGTATATTCTGCACCTCCGTTGGTTAATCATACCGATTTCGTTCTCTCCCATATATCGGATATAATACTACTCGAAGTTACACCCTAGCCTTGTGGCAGGCAGAAGGCTTGACCACAGTACGGGTTGACTTTTCTGTACTGCCGTGGACTATCCGGAGAGAGGGTTTCGCCACACAGTGAATTATGGAGAAGACTGTGACCGTCTCCGCCAGTGGCCGGTAGCAGAGAACTAGATATTTGTTACTGTATCGTGTTCGTCCTCAAGTGCCTGGGCGTCCTCGTCGAGTAGTGCAACGGTAAGATACGGCGCATACGACTCAAAGTACTCCACAACGGTTGCGATGCGTTCGGAATCAATCGCCTCGAGTGAATCGAGTAGCATGAACGGAACCGTCTCGTAGACGTCGTGGACCAGATATCCTGCAAGTGCAAAGACGAGTCCGGTAACCTCGCGCTCGCTTTCGCTGAGATGGCTGATCGAGTCCTCGTAGGCTGCTCCCTCCTCAGTACTGCGGACAATCTTGAGATCGAACGACGATTTCGTCACTTTACGCCGTCCTTCGCGAACGTCGCGTGTGGTTTGATCGATCCAGATCCGATCGAGGTTACTGTACTCGAGGATCTCCAAGAGACTCTCCATGTGCTCGTTGAACGCTTCGACTGCGCTGTCTTCGATTTGGTCGATACGGGTTCGGAGATCAGCTAACTCCTCCGTCGTTTTTTCGCGCCGCTCCTGAAGTCCTTCGCGATCATCGAGTCGTTCCTCGATTGACGTGATTTTGTCTTCCACGTCGTCGCGCTTGCTTTCCTTTCGTTCGATCTCGAACTCGAGTTGATTGACTTCCCGGTGTTGTTCGAGAATGTCTTCGGAGTCGTCGGTCTCGAGGTCATCGATCTCTGCCTCGAGTTCAGTAATCTCCTCCGTGAAAGCTTCTCGATCGTCCGTGAGATCCTCAATGCGATCTCGCCGGCGCTCGATTTCGTCGTCGATCGACTCGAGACGTCGCGTCGCTTGCTGATGCTCGGAGCGATTCTCTTCAATCTCGTTACGCATCGCTCGGTTCTTCTCGAGTTCGTCGTTGATCTCCGAGCGTTCATCCAGCCGCTCTTCGTATACTGACCGCAGCTGTTCGAGTGTGGTCTCGATCTGATCGGTTGCGACCGAGGACCCACAGGTCCAACACGTGACGGTATCCGAATCAGAATCGGGAAGCAACTGGTCGGTTACGGGTTCCTCGTTGCTGCCCTCTCCCCCTCCAAGGAAGTCACCGGGATCCTCCAGCAGTTGCTCGTTGAACTGAATCGTCCGCTGAAGCTGCGAAATTTCTTCGTTGAGTTCGTCTTTCTCTGCTTGGAGCGTATCGATTTTTGCTTCTAGACGTCCGAGATCCGCTTCTCCACCTGCCTGCAGCTCTTCGAGAGTGGCTTCGACGTCCTCGCGCTCGTCTTCGAGTGCTTCGATACTCTCGCGTTCAGTCTCGATTCGATTTCGAACGCGTTCGAGTTCCGATCGTGTCTCGCGAAGTTCGTCGAACTTCTCCTCGAGTTCGGACCGTTCCTCACGCCGGGTTTCGACGTCGGTATTCGCAGCTTCGAGTTCGTCCTCGGCTGTTTCGAGTTCGTCTCGGAGTTCGTTGATTTCGTCGATCAGTCGTGTTCGCTTGGCCTCAAGATCAGGGAGCTGATTTTCGAGATCATCGAGTTCGTCGAGTTGGCTATCGATCTGCTTCTTTCGTTGCTCGAGTTGTTGGATCTCGGCTTTGATAGCCTCGGTATCGACCGGCCGCATAATCAGATCGCGCAGATCGTCGCCACGAGCAACAGCCTGACGAGCCTCGTTTGACTCGAGTAGAAACGCAAACAGATCCGCGATCTCCGGATCATCAAGATAGGGGTCACCCTCAGTAACGATCGTCCCGTTCCGCCGGTGAAGCGTCTGCTGGTAGGTTTCTTCGCCGAACTCGAGTACAGCTTGGCCCTCTTTGCTGTCAGCTTTGAGGCTCGCTTGATCACTACCGAGTGCCGCCATAATTCCCTGGAGCAACGACGTCCGATTTGTCGCGTTGCGACCGGAGAGAATAGTAATCCCCTGTTCGAACGACACCTCTGTCTCATCAATTCCGCCAATATTGTTGACAGAGAGAGTCGCTTGCTCAGGCAGTGATCGTTCTCGAGCGTGCTGGCTTGTTCCCATAGGAGTAGCCAAGAGATGTGGAGGTAGGTATTTATTAATTAGCCCTACAATATGATAGATATCACTGGCTTCTGTAATTTTGGAGTCGTGTCTTGTGATATTCTGAGCTACTTCGTTAAAACCCCTCCAAGTTTGGTATCGGATTGCGTACTGGATACAGAGTATGAGTTCAGGTTTCCTTTGGTTCAGGCCTCTTAGACTGAATTGGCCACAAGAACGCTATTGTGTATTGGGAAGCGAATGTGTTTTAATGGAATTGGTGCTTACCGATTTTCACTACTAGCATGAGTATAACCTCTCGTCAAAAAATATAATTTGGAGCGGTTGGTCGTTCTAATAGCATTGAAAGTTCGAGCATGAATACTCAACCAGATCGACTCATTCTTTCTTATCACTTGAACACCACCTCGACGATGCAGTACGGTACCACAGCAGTTTGTTTACCTGAGGGGGGTATAACTAGTATTGAAGAACATTGCGGGGGTGGCGACATAGTCAAGGGATCGCCCGACCCCGTTCATCGCACGGTTTGTCCGGAAGTAAGGAGGGGGCGCCGATGTCGCTAACTGAGCGGATCGTCGACCGGATCGGTAACGATCGGTACGCCGATGCCTTGCCCGACGACCTGCGGGAGCAGGCTCAGGAGGACAAAGGCGTGGACTCAGAGGATATCGACCTCGCGGTCTCGACCGGCGAGGTCTACCCCGACAAGACGGAGCAGCGGGCGTTCGCGACCACACTAGCCGTTGCGGTTGTCCTGTGGCTGATGCTGCTGGTCGCGGGCGGCCGCCTCTCGCCCGTA comes from Natronococcus occultus SP4 and encodes:
- a CDS encoding ParA family protein, with translation MIPYTVWSEAGGVGKTTLAANLARAHSNRGQDVLVIDMDPQDGGLTNHFGLDDAKADGEVDNLVLHMLNRGRGSFDDLVRTSEGIDCIPSHNMLGTLEELLGKAKELEEDTNPDPDYEYEKEKQLRRVLIDADVPSEYDVLIIDPPASEGQHLYNAVYATSNLLIPFEPSPKGEQSVNGLRDVVRGIESELDDIDVGILGAVPNKVKGTNINQKYLDALEEEELPVAPVTIGERGSMLGDAWDNQVSIYELDSSEDYRDLRDYERPTLEKFDDLAAHITKQFERPEVEA
- a CDS encoding orc1/cdc6 family replication initiation protein, with protein sequence MNEFRFEPTGNIFKEREALLEEWTPEKLVGRDEELSQYHAALQPVIEGETPSNIFLYGKSGVGKTAATRFLLHLLERDAEDVDGLNLHTIEVNCDGLNSSYQTAVALVNELRDPANQISNTGYPQASVYQFLFDELDRLGGTVLIVLDEVDHIQDDSLLYKLPRARSNGDVTNARLGVIGISNDLSFRNQLSSKVRSSLCEKEVSFSAYDANELCEVLRQRVEVAFQDDVLDDGVIEMCAAYGAKDSGDARQALDLLLESGDIARENNDDLVTESHVAKARERLQTDQVIEGISNYSRHGQLVLWALTILEEEGKTPVRTREIREPYEALCNSEGSEPVSDRAVREYLAELETLGIISSTQINRGKGGGKYKEHKLDQSISSVKTGLKELLGTTP
- a CDS encoding ATP-binding protein, which codes for MDSFIDRKQELEELTNRYNSDRAEFVVLYGRRRLGKSELVRQSIADRDDAVYYQAIESTAQNQLEQFVDVVTDQFPSIKNIRRDWEALLSALGDQNAVVVIDEFPFLLEEDDSLPSRVQRVWDTQLQETGITLVLVGSSISVMEDEVLAGNSPLYGRRTATIDLKPLSVGNTREFYPQYDDEAVVIAWAIYGGTPYYLQTIDPTEPLAVNVQQSILSERGLLYSEPEFLLRTELRQPNTYFSILRALAHGRRTPNEIAGMAGVESQSLSTYLQKLRRLRLVERHIPVTESPTSSKRGRYRLSAPLFRFWFRFVYGNQDRLRLLGDDAYDELVAPELSDYVSPLFERLCQRALPHLIDRRFHTIGQWWFKEHELDVLGLTDDGLVAGECKFTSSPVSEGVLADLERTSGHVRWSDEPADATTQYVLFSRSGYTDDLRQQATTRDDVTLYNLTDIVGASNKIS
- a CDS encoding Cdc6/Cdc18 family protein; translation: MPTFTQDDRIFRDENVLQDDYTPKDLPAREDELEAYTNSLQPVVNGASPRNIFVYGETGTGKTVATNRIIDDLNRDQKNFEDVEIKFVKINCKDLTSYQAGVHLVNEFREPSNHINSTGHSRADVNNKLWTHLEEIDATHVLFVLDEIDSLSEDDDLLYQIPRANANAKVEGTKVGLIGISNNFTFRQNLSARVQSSLCEDEIHFAPYDANQLTAILKQRSEKAFSDGVLEEGVVPLTAGLVAQDTGSARNALDILYRAGTIARNENNDVVTENHVRQAMDAVENGLIKDEIRALPTQAQLVIYTVAVLNQSGQNQVTKKEIHRLYKKFCKRTGVNAKSQRTIHNKLSKLQLKGFLNVTEENKGRGGGKRYKYELGVDADLINDALQDTPRLRDLSTNSTISQFS
- a CDS encoding archaea-specific SMC-related protein → MGTSQHARERSLPEQATLSVNNIGGIDETEVSFEQGITILSGRNATNRTSLLQGIMAALGSDQASLKADSKEGQAVLEFGEETYQQTLHRRNGTIVTEGDPYLDDPEIADLFAFLLESNEARQAVARGDDLRDLIMRPVDTEAIKAEIQQLEQRKKQIDSQLDELDDLENQLPDLEAKRTRLIDEINELRDELETAEDELEAANTDVETRREERSELEEKFDELRETRSELERVRNRIETERESIEALEDEREDVEATLEELQAGGEADLGRLEAKIDTLQAEKDELNEEISQLQRTIQFNEQLLEDPGDFLGGGEGSNEEPVTDQLLPDSDSDTVTCWTCGSSVATDQIETTLEQLRSVYEERLDERSEINDELEKNRAMRNEIEENRSEHQQATRRLESIDDEIERRRDRIEDLTDDREAFTEEITELEAEIDDLETDDSEDILEQHREVNQLEFEIERKESKRDDVEDKITSIEERLDDREGLQERREKTTEELADLRTRIDQIEDSAVEAFNEHMESLLEILEYSNLDRIWIDQTTRDVREGRRKVTKSSFDLKIVRSTEEGAAYEDSISHLSESEREVTGLVFALAGYLVHDVYETVPFMLLDSLEAIDSERIATVVEYFESYAPYLTVALLDEDAQALEDEHDTVTNI